AATTCTTTTCAACCGAAGAACCGATGCTGCCCGATGTACCATTAGTTGTATTAGTTAATAACAACAGCGCCAGTGCAAGCGAAATTGTTGCAGGCGCTCTTCAAGATTTAGACAGAGCTGTAATCGTCGGCACTACTACATTCGGAAAAGGTTTAGTGCAAAATATTTTTCCTCTTCCTTACAACACTCAATTAAAAATGACTACTGCGAAGTATTATACACCAAGCGGCAGATGTATTCAAGAAAGAGATTATATTCATAAAAGTAAAGAAGGATTATTCACAGTTACACCCGACAGCCTGCGAAAAAACTTTTTTACAAAAAACAGAAGAAATGTTCAGGATTTGGGTGGAGTTCATCCCGATACAACCGTTTTAGATTCTCAACCGAGTGGTATTTATAACGAACTAATGAGGAAAGCGATGTTCTTCAAATTTGCAACTCAATATATTTCAACACATAAAGAACCACCGACCAATTTTTCGGTGAACGGTGAATTGTGCAGTGAGTTCATAAAATATCTTGATGAGAACAAGTTTGTTTTCGAGGATGAAGCAGAAACCAAGTTAGAAGACTTGAAGAAGTATGCAGAAAAAAATAAGTACAGCGAAATAATTATTAAAGAAATAGGTGAATTAAAAACGAAATTCACCCTCCTAAAAAGCAACGCTGTGGAAGCCAATCGGAATGAAATTGTAAAAGCTTTGAGGATAGAAATAATGAGCCGCTACAAAGGAGAGCAAGGAAGGTTTGAAGCGTCGTTTGTTGATGATAATCAGATTTTAGTTGCAATTGAAACTCTAAAAAATATGAAACTGTACAAGAAAATCTTGAGCATCGAATAAATGGATTTCTTATCTCTCATAATTTTATTGCTGATAGGATGTATCGTCGGATTTTTAGCCGGATTTTTTGGAGTTGGCGGCGGCGTGATTTTAGTGCCGGTGCTCCTGTTTTTTTTCGCAACTCAAACCATAGATGCAAGGATAATAACCCATCTTGCAATGGGAACGAGTTTGTTTATTGTAGTATTTGCCTCTTTTGCAAGTGCCCTCAAACATCAAAAACAAGGGAATGTTTTTTGGAAAGGCGTTTTGTTTATAGGAGTTTCGAGCATAATAACGGCGGCAATCGGGACTACTGTTGCGGCTGCAATTCCCGGTGAAGTATTACAAAAATTTTTCGCAATTGCTGTTCTCACGGTCAGCTTGCGTCTGTTTTTCGAGAAAACTAAAACTGAAACAGCAGGACATTTTAATCCGAGCCCAATAAGACTCGTGATAATCGGTATTACAGTCGGCTTTTTATCGGCATTGACCGGCATTGGCGGAGGAGTCTTCTCCATTCCGCTGATGTATTTTCTTGCAAACTTTCCTATCAAACGGGCAATCGGAACATCTTCAGCGACTGTAATTATTACGGCGTCAACGTCAGTTATCGGGTATGCATTGAATGGTTACGGAAATGTTCATCTGCCGGCATACACAATCGGTTTTGTAGATTACCTGCATGCAATACCTTTAATTATCGGTACTGTTATAGTAGGTCCGTTTGGTGCTGCTGCAGCAAATAAAACATCTTCGCTGATGCTTCGGAAATTATTTGCTATATACTTATTTGCAAATTCAATTTTTATGTTTATTAATTAAAAGGTGGATATGAACTTTAACGGAATTATTGTCGCTGTTGCAACCGGTATTTTAATTTGGTTCGGACATATTTGGGTTGTAAAACTTTTCAAATGGTCGGGAACAAAATTGTGGTTTGTTCCTTTGATAGTTGGTTTTATTTTTATGACTGCGTCGTTGAATTCAGAGAACGATACACTATCGGCTGTTTTCGCAATTGGAACTGTAACTTTTTTCTGGGGAATTAAAGAGTTATTCGAGTATAAACAAAAACATAATCAACAAATTTAAAAGGATTAAAAAATGGCAAAAGAAACAAACGAATTATTTTCTGCCGGTAATTTAGCAAAACTTTTACAAGTATCACCCGCAGTACTTAAAAAAGCAATCGAAGCGAGCAAGGTAAAACCCGATGCAAAAAAAGGTGTATGCTCGTACTATTCTGCAAGCACGGCTGAAAAAATTAAAAAACATTTGAAGAAGTGATGACCCGAATACCGGGTCTGTTCTCGAACAGAATTTTAAAAGGATGGCACTTTTACTATCCGAAGACGCAACATATAATCGGCATCATTTACTGCTATCCCACGAAGTCGAAATACGTTACAAAGAAAGCCTTCGGCTACGTTTAAAGCATTTTGGGCATCCACGATTTCAAGGCTTTCATAACTGTCGATGTTAGCAAGACCTTTAATTTCAATATTTGGTCCTCCTACCGTTCCGTGTGTGCTACCAAAGTGCATTAAATAATTACGAAGATTTTTCAAGTCAACAAAATCCTTCCCGATCCCAGAATCTATTATATGTTTACGCCTTAAAATAACTTTTGGGAATTCTTTTAATTTATATTCAAGTGTTTTTCTATCACTTATTGTTTAGTGTTCCGTTCCGATTTGCATCGGAACGAAATGTTTCGAGAGACCCTTAAGTCAACACTGCAATTTCTTAAACCATTGCAAGAACTCTAACCGGACTTCCAGAGCCGTTTTCTAATTTTAGCGGAGCTATAATCAAAATAGCCCCAAAGGCAGGCAGCTGTTCAAGATTTGCTATATTTTCTAGCGCATATTTGTTTGCTTCGAATAAAACTTTATGAGCAGGGAAGTCGGTTGAATATCCACAATCGATACTCAAAGTTTCCACACCGATACCATTTATGTTTCGTTCGTTAATTAAAAACTTAACTGCCTCTTCTGAAAAACCGGGAAAGTGCATCGCCCCGTTTTTATCCTGATTCAGGTAAAGTTTTGGTTCGTTCCAATATTTCTTCCAACCAGTGTGCATTAAAACAACGGAATTGTTTTGTATCGAGCCAAACTTCTCTTCCCATTCTAAAACATCATCTACTGTTAAAGCATAATCGTGATTATTCATCACCTTTTCCTGAACGCTGATAACAACTGCCGGTATAATTAGATTGTCGAGAGGAATTTGATCAATTGTTAACTTGCCTTCACATCCATGTGCGGGTGCATCGATGTGTGTGCCGAAATGTTCGGGAATGCTGAACAACCGAGAATAAAAACCGTCCGTCTTATAATCTGTCGTAGTGATAGGTAAGTATTTCGCGGAATGTGTATCGGAGGGCCATGTCGGAATATTCATGCCGATTGTGTGGGTGAGGTCAATTATGTTTTGTTTGTGTTTAATAGTCATCTATTCGGTCTGCGACTTTGAACGTGTTGGAGATAAGCATCGCAATCGTCATCGGTCCGATGCCGCCTGGTACTGGCGAAATTGCACTTGTAATTTTCGATACCGATTCGAAATGAACATCACCAACAATACGATAGCCATTTTTTGCAGCAAGGTCATCAACCCGGTTGATACCAACATCAATCACAACCGCGCCGGGTTTAACCATTTCGGCGGTGATTATTTCCGGTTTTCCGATTGCCGCAATAAGAATGTCGGCTTGTTTTGTATAAATAGAAATATCTTTTGTTCCTGTATGTGCAATTGTTACAACAGCATTTGCTCCGGCTTGCTTTTGCAAAAGCATATTTGCAACAGGTTTTCCAACGATGTTGCTCCTGCCAACAACAACAACGTGTTTGCCCGAAGTTTCTATTCCTGATCTAATCAGCAGTTCTTGTATCCCTGCCGGTGTGCACGGACGCAGGGAATCCTGCCCGATTAGTAATTTGCCAACATTTATTGGGTGGAAGCCGTCAACATCTTTGCTGTAATCAATCGCTTCAATGATTTTATTTTCATCAATATGTTTAGGCAGGGGAAGCTGAACTAAAATGCCATGGATAGTTTTGTCAAGGTTGAATTTGCTTATGAGTTCGAGTAAAAATTCTTCGGAGGTTTCGGCGGGAAGTTTTTCGGTTATGGAATAAAACCCGACTTCGTCGCAAGCTTTGTTTTTCATTTTCACATAACTTTGCGATGCAGGATTATCGCCAACTAAAATAAAAGCTAAACCGGGAGTAATTCCTTTTTGTGTTTTCAGATGAAGTGTTTTGTTTTTTATTTCCGATTTTATTTCTTCGGAAATTTTCTTTCCGTCTAAAATTTGAGCTGACATTTTATTAACCGAAGCTTGGAAAAACGATGCTTTCAAATTTGATTGCTTTGCCGGTTTCTGAATCAACTTTTATGTAAGCGCCGCAGAAACGGACATCGTGGCTTGCCATTTCGTATTTATAGGGAACGCCATGTATAAAACGTTTTATGGCGATATCTTTTTTCATCCCGATTACAGAATCGTAGGGTCCTGTCATCCCAACATCCGATATATATGCAGTACCCTTTGGTAATATTCTTCCGTCGGCAGTGGGTACGTGTGTATGTGTTCCGATAACTGCACTTGCCCGCCCGTCAAGGTGCCACGCGAGAGCTATTTTTTCTGCAGTTGCTTCGGCATGGAAATCAACAATTACAGTTTTGGTTTGATCGATAATTTTACTTAAAGCCCAATCGGCAGTTTTGAAAGGGTCGTCGATGGGTTGCATGTAAACTCTGCCTTGTAAATTTATAACGGCGATTTTCCCTTTCTCACCTAAATCGTAAACTATATATCCGTTTCCGGGATTTTCGCGCGGATAATTTAATGGTCGCAGAACTGTTCTGTTCTCGGCAAGTACTTTACGAGCATCCCATTTATCCCATAAATGATTACCGCCGGTAATTACATTCACACCCAGACCGGAAATTTTAGCCACTAACTCGGCATTAAGTCCTTTGCCGTCGTTCAGGTTCTCGCCGTTAGCGATACAGAAATCGATTTGATATTTTTGGAAGTAGCTCTTGAGCAAAGTTTCGGTAACTTCG
The sequence above is a segment of the Bacteroidota bacterium genome. Coding sequences within it:
- a CDS encoding S41 family peptidase, with protein sequence MNKIKINKYFAIITIALITVAFGFTVADSDYFFKINKSIDIFGRVFKEVSLNYVDEIDPEVFVNSGIEGMLKTLDPYTNFIPSAEASDVELITTGKYGGIGISISMRDGSIIITSLMEGYTAQRQGLRIGDQIIDVDGKSMIGIKPENVRHLTRGEPGTEVKLKVTREGEAKALEFVLIREEIRLKNISYSGFVKDSIAIIRLDRFTRTAGDELRLAIKELKLKGELKGLIIDLRDNPGGLLEAAVDIVSKFIPKNSLVVITKGRRAESEVKFFSTEEPMLPDVPLVVLVNNNSASASEIVAGALQDLDRAVIVGTTTFGKGLVQNIFPLPYNTQLKMTTAKYYTPSGRCIQERDYIHKSKEGLFTVTPDSLRKNFFTKNRRNVQDLGGVHPDTTVLDSQPSGIYNELMRKAMFFKFATQYISTHKEPPTNFSVNGELCSEFIKYLDENKFVFEDEAETKLEDLKKYAEKNKYSEIIIKEIGELKTKFTLLKSNAVEANRNEIVKALRIEIMSRYKGEQGRFEASFVDDNQILVAIETLKNMKLYKKILSIE
- a CDS encoding sulfite exporter TauE/SafE family protein is translated as MDFLSLIILLLIGCIVGFLAGFFGVGGGVILVPVLLFFFATQTIDARIITHLAMGTSLFIVVFASFASALKHQKQGNVFWKGVLFIGVSSIITAAIGTTVAAAIPGEVLQKFFAIAVLTVSLRLFFEKTKTETAGHFNPSPIRLVIIGITVGFLSALTGIGGGVFSIPLMYFLANFPIKRAIGTSSATVIITASTSVIGYALNGYGNVHLPAYTIGFVDYLHAIPLIIGTVIVGPFGAAAANKTSSLMLRKLFAIYLFANSIFMFIN
- a CDS encoding DUF4491 family protein translates to MNFNGIIVAVATGILIWFGHIWVVKLFKWSGTKLWFVPLIVGFIFMTASLNSENDTLSAVFAIGTVTFFWGIKELFEYKQKHNQQI
- the folD gene encoding bifunctional methylenetetrahydrofolate dehydrogenase/methenyltetrahydrofolate cyclohydrolase FolD, with translation MSAQILDGKKISEEIKSEIKNKTLHLKTQKGITPGLAFILVGDNPASQSYVKMKNKACDEVGFYSITEKLPAETSEEFLLELISKFNLDKTIHGILVQLPLPKHIDENKIIEAIDYSKDVDGFHPINVGKLLIGQDSLRPCTPAGIQELLIRSGIETSGKHVVVVGRSNIVGKPVANMLLQKQAGANAVVTIAHTGTKDISIYTKQADILIAAIGKPEIITAEMVKPGAVVIDVGINRVDDLAAKNGYRIVGDVHFESVSKITSAISPVPGGIGPMTIAMLISNTFKVADRIDDY
- a CDS encoding TIGR00282 family metallophosphoesterase: MSSKQLNILFIGDIIGKPGIEVTETLLKSYFQKYQIDFCIANGENLNDGKGLNAELVAKISGLGVNVITGGNHLWDKWDARKVLAENRTVLRPLNYPRENPGNGYIVYDLGEKGKIAVINLQGRVYMQPIDDPFKTADWALSKIIDQTKTVIVDFHAEATAEKIALAWHLDGRASAVIGTHTHVPTADGRILPKGTAYISDVGMTGPYDSVIGMKKDIAIKRFIHGVPYKYEMASHDVRFCGAYIKVDSETGKAIKFESIVFPSFG
- a CDS encoding cyclase family protein — its product is MTIKHKQNIIDLTHTIGMNIPTWPSDTHSAKYLPITTTDYKTDGFYSRLFSIPEHFGTHIDAPAHGCEGKLTIDQIPLDNLIIPAVVISVQEKVMNNHDYALTVDDVLEWEEKFGSIQNNSVVLMHTGWKKYWNEPKLYLNQDKNGAMHFPGFSEEAVKFLINERNINGIGVETLSIDCGYSTDFPAHKVLFEANKYALENIANLEQLPAFGAILIIAPLKLENGSGSPVRVLAMV